In the genome of Oncorhynchus keta strain PuntledgeMale-10-30-2019 unplaced genomic scaffold, Oket_V2 Un_contig_2633_pilon_pilon, whole genome shotgun sequence, one region contains:
- the LOC127922586 gene encoding protein LRATD2-like yields MGNQVEKLTHLTYDNVPTADPNGFDTEDELGPRIGVSYIFSADDDEQEERVDGPDKDQNEEEKQYDNCNELECVVYYRDESVYEKNLKLSDMSTYSTENLLNKCIPGDLVEFVATGQYPHWVVYVGDFQVVHLHRAEIKNNFLTDASQGKRGRIVNGLYKFRALPPEVVVQNAVQQVGTRDGELDWRNSECFAAWCRFGKREFKIGGEIRIGKQPYRLKMLFSEKKSHVLEFQSFDDLIMEKRRNDQMGRDAVTQELANHLNATDAEIKDDFHQSVN; encoded by the coding sequence ATGGGTAACCAGGTTGAGAAACTGACACATCTGACTTATGACAATGTTCCGACCGCAGATCCGAACGGGTTTGACACGGAGGATGAGCTGGGGCCCCGGATCGGAGTGTCTTATATCTTCTCCGCGGACGACGACGAACAAGAGGAACGTGTTGACGGACCGGACAAGGATCAGAACGAGGAAGAGAAACAATACGATAACTGCAACGAGCTGGAGTGTGTAGTGTACTATCGTGACGAATCTGTGTACGAGAAAAATCTCAAACTCTCTGATATGAGCACGTATTCCACTGAGAATCTTTTAAACAAGTGCATACCGGGGGATTTGGTGGAGTTCGTGGCTACGGGCCAGTACCCTCACTGGGTTGTGTACGTGGGCGACTTTCAGGTCGTTCACCTGCACCGGGCTGAAATCAAGAATAATTTCCTGACAGATGCCAGTCAGGGAAAGCGAGGCAGGATAGTAAACGGGCTGTATAAATTCCGCGCGCTGCCTCCGGAGGTGGTGGTGCAGAACGCGGTGCAGCAAGTAGGAACGAGAGACGGAGAGCTGGACTGGAGGAACTCTGAGTGCTTTGCTGCGTGGTGCAGGTTCGGGAAGAGGGAATTTAAAATCGGAGGAGAGATCCGTATCGGAAAGCAGCCCTACAGGTTGAAAATGTTGTTTTCTGAAAAGAAAAGTCACGTCCTTGAATTTCAGAGTTTTGACGACTTGAtcatggagaagaggagaaacgATCAGATGGGCAGAGATGCGGTGACGCAAGAGTTAGCTAACCATCTCAACGCAACCGATGCGGAAATTAAGGACGACTTTCATCAGAGTGTAAACTGA